The Geobacillus genomosp. 3 genome segment AAACAACGTTTCATATACTTGATCAATCACTGTCGATGATACGGAGTCATTCGTTAAAATCGGCGACAGGCCGACGACATCAGACGTTGTCGCATACGTCAACTCTTGGGCGACGTTCCCTTTCCCTTGCGAGCCGGACGAAGCGTTGTTGGAAGCCGACTTGCCTCCACATCCGGCCAACGCCATCGAAATAGCAAGGACAAGAGCGAGCAGTCCGTAGGACCAATACTTCTTTTTCACTGTTTTTCCCCCCAATAGGTATGTTGAGTTAGTTGATATCCATGTTCGGATCAAGCGCATCGCGCAATCCGTCGCCCACGACGTTAAAAGCAAAGACGACAAGCATAATCGCGATGCCTGGGACGATCGTCATATGCGGCGATGTCCACATAAACGCCTGTCCGGCGGCGATCATCGCCCCCCACTCCGGCGTCGGCGGCTGGGCGCCTAGCCCTAGATAGCTGAGCGAAGCGGTCGACAAAATGGCGGTCGCCATGCGCATCGTCGCGAAAACGATGATCGGCGCCAGGCAGTTCGGCAAAATATGCTTCATGATGATGCGGGCGTTGCCGGCCCCGAGCGCTTTCATCGCCAATATGTACTCGCGGTTTTTCACGGACAAGACGCTGCCGCGGACGATGCGGGCGCACGTCGGAATCGACCAAATGCTGATGGCGATCGCCACATTGATGAGGCCCGTCCCTAAAATCGCGATGATAAGCATGGCGAGCAAAATGCCCGGAAACGCAAACAGCAAGTCGACAATCCGCATGATCAGCCCGTCAAGCTTTTTGTAATAGCCTGCCAGCAATCCGAGCGCCACCCCGCCGATCAGTCCCAAGCTGACGGAAACAATGCCGACAACGAGAGAAATGCGGGCACCATAGACGATGCGGCTCCAAATGTCCCGTCCGTAGTTATCGGTCCCGAGCCAATGGCCGTCGGAGAAGACAGGCAGCTCGGCAGCCGCCAAGTTTTGCTTCACCGGGTCATGGGTGGCCAGCCACGGGGCAAAAATGGCCATCAGCACTTGAATGACGATGATGATCAGCCCGACAACCGCCAGTTTGTTTTTCAACAGCCGCTTGATCGTGGTGACATACATTTTCTCTTTCTTGCGTCGAACCCCGGCCGACGCCTGGCCGGTTTGAACCGCTGCACCGGTTTCCATCGGTTTTCCTCCTCTCTATCAGTGGATTAGTCGTAGCTAATGCGCGGGTCGACCAACGTATAAATAATGTCGACAATCAAGTTGACTAGGACAAACAATGTAGCGACGAGCAGGACGGAGCCTTGCACCATCGGGAAGTCCCTGGCGGCGATGGCTTGCACCATCAGGCGGCCGACGCCGTTGATGGCGAA includes the following:
- a CDS encoding ABC transporter permease, which encodes METGAAVQTGQASAGVRRKKEKMYVTTIKRLLKNKLAVVGLIIIVIQVLMAIFAPWLATHDPVKQNLAAAELPVFSDGHWLGTDNYGRDIWSRIVYGARISLVVGIVSVSLGLIGGVALGLLAGYYKKLDGLIMRIVDLLFAFPGILLAMLIIAILGTGLINVAIAISIWSIPTCARIVRGSVLSVKNREYILAMKALGAGNARIIMKHILPNCLAPIIVFATMRMATAILSTASLSYLGLGAQPPTPEWGAMIAAGQAFMWTSPHMTIVPGIAIMLVVFAFNVVGDGLRDALDPNMDIN